The Myotis daubentonii chromosome 9, mMyoDau2.1, whole genome shotgun sequence genome has a segment encoding these proteins:
- the CEP295 gene encoding centrosomal protein of 295 kDa isoform X4, which translates to MKRKVVNAGKMRLSPNEEAFILKEDYERRRKLRLLQVREQERDIALQRREDVKQRRIRQFNHLAEALRAEWEESQTQKINNLEKLYLASLRSMGEGHQQAKENEPDLNALAQRAAERKRKAELRHKEALKVQKNQKEMSIKRKTWHIKARKEALLAEKERSAQITSLPPPPPSLFENIEIKRISNVKTNSSTYHHLYAFVNRETDTEQPDPHLAAEEEAKRLEEVQKQAEKERMEQTEKAHVRGFQAMKKIHLAQSQEKLMKELKQLQQEDLARRRQTVARMPPQLVALPYKRSEMKEDWQRELEFAFEDMYNADRKVKGNLILHLEPEPLPTVTDQIQDEELDLSMEQENLGETEKPPVTEAETICPGEADVPLAMKTQQLPSKILFKKLLNKIRNQKSLWTIKSMSEDESEMTTTISETESKAPTFESETTAIEEGTLSSRQEQVESDMLTVDSGPLTSEDQPISCDADSKKEQEINETQTITAVAQSSVLLHPQEEATRIRMAARQKQIMEIEEQKQKQLELLEQIEQQKLRLESDCFRAQLEEEKRKQPHQTEVGTSQASCTIGTAEDSHRQMIRNYQHQLLQQKRLHRQSVETARKQLLQYQTMLKGKHPSIPAASSVSDSVVSAPLRKYERPTIISELWDQGQQPKLSPNRYQPIQPSQIPQLEQDYFQVPRQNRFPQRQVGTTETNVLAKKCLGSQEQPKQFSQTETQQRDYKSVSKDSHIFSRTLSHDGPLILQHANEVAGTLESQQMFSENNENTASKPREPSLFLPLLAEHSFISLPTKVESGKIQEPFSAMSKGTVSVSHSVISQMQDESFPSSENITAQKGHLKLLQEQLDLQKEVLRSRQEAQEQLLLGKQKDLEGQTGTSVFLPLVPMDSFASLPSAKAESGRIQEPSPSEIDTAVSSGHPGVPQLQDRLLGFSQSILSQQENLKFLHEQLNIQRDNIQARREAQEVLPVHKQGELGGRVWSEQTEPPSLPSQVAQHTFPPFVSAGTQSGKIWELCSSKNEERLLSTQSEIPKSQDGSLSFLQQFLPLHNSLKLLQEQLTAQRDALQARHEAQMELLSHRQRDLRDSKSGQMSSSFPPMGAQRSVALQASAKTEPRRIENPYLSEKESTVPTSHSVIPTFQDESFSSPQHSLPQQENLTAPQSEFEKGISSEQTDTSLSLSQVVESERCREFLSSDSAGPLSHSKIPRFQERFLRFSQGHLEEHQEWLDTQEALRVSQKTQGNASSEQTGSSSFVPQLGHLSFASVPSEYGKTQEPLSSERDGKIPSNHFQIPELQDRLSKISQLIHPQQDNLKALQERLAAQREAIVQSRQKAQEEHEQSQWREGISLEQDGTSSFLPLRVQYSFASLPLTESDRIQEPCPTESDNTAPSSHSEIPRLPASLLGLSQSVLPQLILPRQNKFEEKLSSEHFIQPHHHDLMVLQQQLDLQREAIRFRQEAQEELLSQRLSKLEKGVLSEQVSSSLTLSQVALPVDSERIQNSFPTRSQDRPLSFSQPSLPQQVDLTAHLDLQKEMVPSDEKAQEELLLTRRSKLIESESSENTVPSLFLPKEREHSFISLPFAEVKYKDICESDSSRNEHTVSLSDSVIPKFQGRLLSFSQSNLAQQHNLGLQKQLDLQREVLHYSQKAQEELLVQRQTTLQQQIQKHQETLKDFLKDSQTSKPTLENDLHQMLRERLPHFQDQARGDDEKISSVDRSNSDDNQLFSEGEHLNKELGRRASKPPVAKVKCGLDLNQHELSAIQEVESPASGRPSILGNPDFYQDRDPLRVSISREQSFLGAPLDCDPSAHPDPIAQENICGDNSNETVKVKEAVVENQAVLSYAVDREERTYLSAAVRPDNKAETQEIYHEPLSSITISTGSLSNENTDLSFTDPESFSEHVDHGEQGSTTGKEAAAAAMLSSTVPPSQVIYQRQDSWDVLKPLSPAVEKFIPGQAHVQQPIDKYINEANLMTEKTDLQVELDFPELEYIFPSLHRQLFKPLEPQPDFDLSSLSSGISQESRDFYQSSEASCESHRAAVPPKRTASFTALRRTSLPSPLNTSLSQQPDPNLTRAAALSFGTENIIEGSEQSFQQLLPEFSSQEGIQHADLPSIFSIEARDSSQGMENQYSSEPTEILQNKRGNVHFQLSVGNLKSSVFSSSAEANVFHQLNIAHSTPCGSTSSECSVKDQLEGQKEGLGFEELSERGADKVLDSQGLTEEDKNETCGVLSVNPDVQEIDSQLCVRTVEMGTSVQIPHTIQNEKHFENSIKAEAPKIIPNLSQPSQSELFSTSGSFLQQSSIPVWETESGHGIMEEPELTLVSTSDISIAEMDFANLSIEEKNEARSFQESEFLPLVPETENSKYPAAPDHSVEKPAAVSAETLSKFTPAPGSLQEAFAKRKKSFIERSCQRQKEIRNKTHVFRNPENQVIKTTLSIGSHVSGLKSHVRVSLPEDRKAAQALKHQRTLRLHNQLPEVKRQKEEKAKQEAYAQNGARAKEFHKKTLEKLRAKNTC; encoded by the exons CCAGATCCTCATTTGGCTGCTGAAGAAGAAGCTAAAAGACTGGAAGAAGTACAAAAAcaagcagagaaagagagaatggagCAAACTGAAAAGGCACATGTACGGGGTTTCCAAGCAATGAAAAAGATCCATTTGGCTCAA AGTCAAGAAAAACTAATGAAAGAACTCAAACAGCTACAGCAAGAGGACCTGGCACGCAGGAGACAGACTGTAGCACGAATGCCACCACAACTAGTTGCACTTCCATACAAACGCAGTGAAATGAAAGAAGACTGGCAGAGAGAGCTCGAATTTGCCTTTGAAGACATGTACAATGCAGACAGGA aGGTGAAAGGAAACCTGATTTTGCACCTCGAACCAGAACCTTTGCCCACTGTGACTGATCAGATCCAAGATGAAGAACTGGACCTTTCAATGGAACAAGAAAATTTAGGTGAAACTGAAAAACCTCCAGTGACAGAAGCTGAAACAATATGTCCTGGTGAAGCAGATG ttccCTTGGCAATGAAGACCCAGCAACTCCCttcaaaaattctttttaaaaaattattaaataagattCGAAACCAGAAATCTCTATGGACAATTAAATCCATGTCTGAGGATGAAAGTGAAATGACTACGACTATTAGTGAAACTGAGAGTAAAGCACCAACATTTGAATCAGAAACAACTGCTATTGAAGAGGGAACATTATCCTCTAGGCAGGAACAAG TTGAAAGTGATATGCTAACAGTTGACTCTGGACCACTCACTAGTGAAGATCAACCAATTTCATGTGATGCAGACTCTAAAAAGGaacaag AAATAAATGAGACCCAAACAATCACAGCTGTAGCTCAGAGTTCAGTTCTACTCCATCCTCAAGAGGAAGCAACCAGAATTAGAATGGCAGCAAGACAGAAACAG atAATGGAAATAGAAGAGCAGAAGCAAAAGCAATTGGAATTACTTGAACAAATTGAACAACAGAAGTTAAGATTAGAATCTGATTGCTTCAGGGCTCagctggaagaagaaaaaagaaaacaacctcACCAGACTGAG gttGGAACTTCTCAAGCATCGTGCACCATAGGTACTGCTGAAGATAGTCATAGGCAGATGATTCGCAACTATCAACATCAGCTTTTACAGCAAAAGAG GCTTCATAGACAGTCTGTTGAAACAGCCAGGAAACAATTACTCCAATATCAGACTATGCTAAAAGGAAAGCATCCATCCATCCCAGCTGCATCATCAGTATCTGATTCTGTTGTATCAGCCCCACTACGGAAATATGAAAGACCCACTATTATATCAGAACTTTGGGATCAAGGTCAGCAACCCAAATTGAGCCCTAATAGATATCAACCTATACAACCCTCACAGATCCCCCAATTAGAACAAGATTATTTTCAGGTTCCAAGGCAAAACCGCTTTCCACAAAGACAGGTAGGGACAACAGAAACAAATGTTTTAGCAAAGAAATGTTTGGGATCACAAGAACAGCCAAAGCAATTTTCACAGACTGAAACACAGCAGAGAGACTATAAATCAGTTTCTAAAGATTCTCATATATTTTCAAGGACTTTATCACATGATGGGCCACTAATATTGCAGCATGCTAATGAAGTAGCTGGAACTTTAGAGTCCCAGCAGATGTTCTCAGAGAATAATGAAAATACAGCTTCTAAGCCAAGGGAACCTTCTTTATTCCTACCACTGTTAGCTGAGCATTCTTTTATATCTCTGCCTACTAAAGTTGAATCTGGAAAAATCCAGGAACCCTTTTCAGCTATGAGCAAAGGTACAGTTTCTGTAAGCCACTCTGTAATCAGCCAAATGCAGGATGAGTCTTTCCCATCCTCAGAGAACATCACAGCCCAGAAAGGTCATTTGAAGCTTCTCCAAGAGCAGTTAGACCTACAGAAGGAAGTTCTTCGGTCCAGACAGGAAGCCCAGGAACAATTGCTTTTGGGCAAACAAAAAGACTTGGAAGGGCAAACCGGCACCTCTGTATTCCTTCCATTGGTACCTATGGATTCGTTTGCTTCACTGCCTTCTGCCAAAGCTGAATCAGGGAGAATCCAGGAACCTTCTCCATCCGAGATTGACACTGCAGTTTCCTCAGGCCATCCTGGGGTCCCACAACTTCAGGATAGGCTTTTGGGTTTTTCACAGTCTATCTTATCACagcaagaaaatttaaaatttcttcacGAACAGTTAAATATTCAGAGAGACAACATTCAGGCCAGGCGGGAAGCCCAGGAAGTATTACCTGTACATAAACAGGGTGAGCTGGGTGGAAGAGTATGGTCTGAACAGACTGAGccaccttctctcccctctcAGGTAGCTCAGCATACATTTCCTCCATTCGTTTCTGCTGGTACTCAGTCTGGAAAAATCTGGGAGCTGTGTTCATCTAAAAATGAGGAGAGACTTCTTTCAACCCAATCTGAAATCCCCAAATCTCAGGATGGCTCTTTGAGTTTCCTGCAACAGTTCCTACCTTTGCACAATAGTTTGAAGTTGCTCCAAGAACAACTGACTGCACAGAGGGATGCTCTTCAGGCGAGGCATGAAGCCCAGATGGAATTACTTTCACATAGACAAAGGGATTTAAGAGACAGTAAGTCTGGACAGATGAGTTCTTCATTCCCACCAATGGGTGCTCAACGTTCAGTTGCGTTGCAAGCTTCTGCTAAAACAGAGCCCAGAAGAATTGAGAATCCTTATTTGTCTGAGAAGGAAAGTACTGTTCCCACAAGTCACTCGGTAATCCCAACATTTCAGGATGAGTCTTTCAGTTCTCCACAGCATAGCCTGCCACAGCAAGAAAATTTGACAGCACCCCAAAGTGAATTTGAAAAAGGAATTTCTTCTGAGCAGACTGACACCTCTTTATCCCTATCCCAAGTAGTTGAATCTGAAAGATGCCGGGAATTTTTGTCAAGTGACAGTGCAGGTCCCTTAAGCCATTCTAAGATCCCAAGGTTTCAGGAAAGATTTCTGAGATTTTCACAGGGTCATTTAGAGGAACACCAAGAATGGCTAGACACACAGGAGGCCCTTCGCGTTAGCCAAAAAACCCAAGGAAATGCATCTTCTGAACAAACTGGTTCCTCCTCATTTGTACCACAGTTAGGACACCTTTCATTTGCTTCAGTACCTTCTGAATATGGTAAAACCCAGGAACCTCTTTCATCAGAGAGGGATGGTAAAATTCCTTCAAACCATTTTCAGATCCCAGAATTGCAAGATAGGCTTTCGAAGATATCACAGCTTATCCATCCTCAACAAGATAATTTGAAGGCGCTTCAAGAACGGTTAGCAGCACAAAGGGAAGCCATCGTCCAGTCTAGACAGAAAGCCCAGGAAGAACATGAACAGAGTCAGTGGAGGGAAGGAATATCTCTTGAGCAGGATGGCACCTCTTCCTTCTTACCCCTAAGGGTGCAATATTCATTTGCTTCATTACCTCTAACTGAATCTGATAGAATCCAAGAACCTTGCCCAACTGAGAGTGATAATACAGCCCCCTCAAGTCATTCTGAGATACCAAGATTGCCTGCTAGTCTTTTGGGTTTATCACAGTCTGTTTTACCTCAGCTTATATTGCCCAGACAAAATAAATTTGAGGAAAAGTTATCTTCTGAGCATTTTATTCAACCTCACCATCATGATTTGATGGTACTTCAGCAGCAATTGGATCTACAAAGGGAAGCCATTCGATTTAGGCAGGAAGCCCAAGAAGAATTGCTTTCACAAAGACTAAGTAAATTGGAGAAAGGGGTATTATCTGAGCAGGTTAGCTCCTCTTTAACCTTATCCCAGGTAGCACTGCCTGTTGACTCTGAAAGAATCCAGAATTCTTTCCCAACCAGATCACAGGATAGGCCTTTAAGTTTCTCACAACCTAGTCTGCCTCAGCAAGTCGATTTGACAGCACACTTGGACTTGCAAAAGGAAATGGTGCCCTCTGATGAGAAGGCCCAGGAGGAACTACTTTTAACCAGAAGAAGTAAGTTGATTGAAAGTGAATCTTCTGAGAACACTGTTCCTTCTTTATTTCTACCCAAGGAAAGAGaacattcatttatttcactACCTTTTGCTGAAgttaaatataaagacatttGTGAATCAGATTCATCCAGGAATGAACATACAGTTTCTTTAAGCGATTCTGTGATCCCAAAATTTCAAGGGAGACTTTTAAGTTTTTCACAGTCTAACTTAGCTCAGCAACATAACTTGGGACTTCAGAAGCAGTTGGATCTACAAAGAGAAGTTTTGCATTATAGCCAAAAAGCCCAAGAAGAACTGCTAGTACAGAGACAAACCACATTGCAGCAGCAGATACAGAAACACCAAGAGACCTTGAAGGATTTCCTTAAAGACAGTCAG ACAAGTAAGCCCACTCTTGAAAATGACTTACACCAGATGCTCAGAGAGAGGCTTCCTCATTTCCAAGACCAAGCAAGAGGTGATGATGAAAAGATTAGTTCTGTAGACAGGAGCAACTCTGATGATAATCAGCTGTTTTCAGAAG GTGAGCATCTGAACAAAGAACTGGGTAGGAGAGCCTCAAAGCCACCTGTAGCAAAAGTTAAATGTGGATTGGACTTGAACCAACATGAACTTAGTGCGATACAAGAGGTAGAATCACCGGCAAGTGGCAGACCTTCTATACTAG GTAATCCAGATTTTTATCAAGACAGAGACCCCCTAAGGGTCTCTATAAGTCGAGAACAAAGTTTTCTTGGGGCGCCATTGGACTGTGATCCATCTGCTCATCCTGACCCGATTGCACAGGAGAACATCTGTGGTGATAACTCTAATGAAACAG TCAAGGTCAAAGAGGCTGTGGTTGAGAATCAGGCAGTATTAAGTTATGCTGTGGACAGAGAAGAGCGTACATATCTGAGTGCAGCTGTGAGGCCAGATAATAAG GCTGAAACACAAGAGATTTATCATGAGCCATTATCTTCAATAACTATTTCTACTGGAAGCTTAAGTAATGAAAACACAGATTTGAGCTTTACAGATCCAG AGTCATTTTCAGAGCATGTGGACCATGGGGAACAAGGATCTACCACTGgcaaagaagcagcagcagcagctatgTTAAGTTCTACAGTTCCTCCATCACAAGTTATTTATCAAAGGCAGGACTCTTGGGATGTTCTTAAACCTCTGTCCCCTGCAGTAGAAAAATTTATACCTGGTCAAGCACACGTTCAGCAGCCGATAGACAAGTACATAAATGAAGCAAATCTGATGACTGAAAAAACAGACTTGCAGG TTGAACTTGACTTTCCCGAATTGGAATACATTTTTCCAAGCTTGCATCGTCAGCTGTTTAAACCCTTAGAACCACAGCCAGATTTTGATTTGTCATCATTATCCTCTGGGATTTCTCAAGAGAGCAGAGACTTTTACCAG AGCTCAGAGGCTTCATGTGAAAGCCACCGTGCAGCTGTACCTCCCAAAAGAACAGCTTCTTTTACAGCACTGAGGAGGACCAGCCTGCCTTCTCCTCTTAACACAAGCCTGAGTCAGCAACCTGACCCTAACCTGACTCGTGCTGCAGCTCTGAGTTTTGGCACAGAAAATATTATTGAGG GATCTGAACAATCTTTTCAACAGCTTCTGCCAGAATTTTCTTCACAGGAGGGGATCCAGCATGCTGACCTACCAAGTATTTTTAGCATTGAAGCAAGAGATTCTTCCCAAGGCATGGAAAATCAGTACTCCTCTGAACCAActgaaatattacaaaataagAGGGGAAATGTTCATTTCCAGCTCTCTGTAGGAAATTTGAAAAGTTCAGTCTTCAGTTCATCTGCTGAAGCTAATGTATTTCATCAATTAAATATAGCACATAGCACTCCATGTGGTTCTACCTCTAGTGAGTGCTCAGTGAAAGACCAATTAGAAGGCCAAAAAGAAGGACTGGGCTTTGaagaactatcagaaagaggGGCTGATAAAGTGTTAGACAGTCAAGGGCTCACTGAAGAGGATAAAAATGAAACCTGTGGAGTTCTAAGTGTAAATCCAGATGTACAGGAAATTGACTCACAATTATGTGTAAGAACAGTGGAGATGGGAACTTCAGTTCAGATACCACATACTATTCAGAATGAAAAGCATTTTGAGAATTCTATTAAAGCAGAAGCTCCAAAAATCATACCAAACCTGTCTCAGCCATCACAATCAGAGTTGTTTTCCACTTCTGGATCATTTCTACAACAGAGCTCTATTCCAGTCTGG GAGACAGAGTCTGGCCATGGTATAATGGAAGAACCAGAACTTACGTTAGTAAGCACCAGCGACATCAGTATTGCTGAAATGGATTTTGCAAATTTATCCATAGAAGAAAAGAATGAGGCAAGAAGTTTTCAG GAGAGTGAATTTCTGCCTCTTGTACCAGAAACAGAAAACTCAAAGTATCCAGCAGCACCAGACCATTCTGTGGAGAAGCCAGCTGCAGTGTCTGCAG AAACCCTCTCAAAGTTTACACCTGCACCAGGAAGCTTACAAGAAGCatttgcaaagagaaaaaaatcatttatagaGAGATCCtgccagagacagaaagaaataaggaataaaACACATGTTTTTAGAAATCCTGAAAACCAAGTGATTAAGACAACACTTTCTATAG GTTCACATGTGAGTGGCCTAAAAAGTCATGTTAGAGTGTCACTTCCCGAAGACAGAAAGGCTGCACAGGCCCTCAAGCACCAAAGGACTCTAAG GTTACACAATCAGTTACCTGAAGTGAAACggcaaaaggaagagaaagcaaagcaagaaGCTTATGCCCAAAACGGAGCTAGAGCAAAGGAATTTCATAAG AAAACACTAGAGAAACTTCGAGCCAAAAATACATGCTGA